The following are from one region of the Halarcobacter sp. genome:
- a CDS encoding ABC transporter ATP-binding protein, producing the protein MSKILEVKNVTKIYKTYKSNIDRLKEIFLKKKYHKEFISNKNISFDLNRGETLGIIGVNGAGKSTILKIIAGVTDPTSGKVIKRGRVTALLELGTGFNQELTGYQNIFLNGTLIGLSKEECKKNLKNIIDFSELGEYIYEPIKTYSSGMKMRLAFSIAIFSHPEVLIVDEALSVGDAHFSAKCKTELTKRKKQNMSIIYVSHDLNSLKILCDRVILLNKGKLIEQGEPKDVIAKYNYLIAELNNKDKIISKTNSVKGSFGNFDISIKDVKIIGVESSSNKIVSGEKAILEILYFSKIDFNNINIGILIRDKFGQDIFGTSSQDQNLEIDVEKNKKYKLSWDIPLNIGVGKYTITVAITNGENHLDNCFHWLDDVEEFEISVNTLEKFIGICKLEPKVSNEVIVNE; encoded by the coding sequence ATGTCAAAGATTTTAGAAGTTAAAAATGTCACAAAAATATATAAAACATATAAAAGCAATATTGATAGACTAAAAGAGATATTTTTAAAAAAGAAATACCATAAAGAATTTATCTCAAACAAGAATATTAGTTTTGATCTTAATAGAGGTGAAACCTTAGGTATTATTGGAGTAAATGGTGCAGGAAAATCAACTATTCTAAAAATTATAGCTGGTGTTACTGACCCAACTTCAGGAAAAGTTATAAAAAGAGGTAGAGTAACAGCTCTTTTGGAACTTGGAACAGGATTTAATCAAGAACTAACAGGTTATCAAAATATATTTTTAAATGGAACTCTAATTGGTTTATCAAAAGAGGAGTGTAAGAAAAATTTAAAAAATATAATTGACTTTAGTGAATTGGGTGAATATATATATGAACCAATAAAAACCTACTCAAGTGGTATGAAAATGAGACTTGCTTTTTCTATAGCTATTTTTTCCCACCCTGAAGTTCTCATTGTAGATGAAGCTTTATCTGTAGGGGATGCTCACTTTAGTGCAAAATGCAAGACTGAACTAACAAAAAGAAAAAAACAAAATATGTCTATCATATATGTATCCCATGATTTAAACTCATTAAAAATTCTTTGTGATCGAGTTATACTTTTAAATAAAGGAAAACTAATAGAGCAAGGTGAACCTAAAGATGTAATTGCTAAATATAACTATTTAATAGCAGAATTAAATAATAAAGATAAAATAATATCTAAAACAAATAGTGTAAAAGGTTCATTTGGTAATTTTGATATATCAATAAAAGATGTAAAAATTATTGGTGTAGAGTCAAGTTCTAATAAAATAGTTTCAGGTGAAAAAGCAATTTTAGAAATATTATATTTTTCGAAAATAGATTTTAATAATATAAATATAGGGATACTCATTCGAGATAAGTTTGGACAAGATATATTTGGTACTTCATCTCAAGACCAGAATTTAGAAATAGATGTTGAAAAAAATAAAAAATACAAGTTATCTTGGGATATACCTTTAAATATAGGAGTTGGTAAGTATACAATTACTGTAGCAATAACAAATGGTGAGAATCATCTTGATAATTGTTTTCACTGGTTAGATGATGTTGAAGAATTTGAAATATCTGTTAATACTCTAGAAAAATTTATTGGTATATGTAAGTTAGAACCAAAAGTAAGTAATGAGGTGATAGTTAATGAATAA
- a CDS encoding ABC transporter permease — MKRNILLAFQFAARDFKERYVGMGLGQLWFILHPIIMIAIYSIIFSELMKLKGNIYDNPYAYSVYVVPGILSWTAFSTVINRQHNIFTARAGLIKKINVPAYTYQISVFITEFLIFCISMCLGMIFLLIVDYPLSWNFLWLLPIMVLQVIFSFGFGVILSLFSPFIKDLKVVVPIALQLWFWMTPIIYMKEITQAKYPWILTYNPFYHYVHLYQDIFVYSKAPALSSLFIITLISFSSLFLAGILYKKMVSSIKDII, encoded by the coding sequence GTGAAGCGTAATATTTTATTAGCATTTCAATTTGCAGCAAGAGATTTTAAAGAAAGGTATGTAGGTATGGGCTTAGGTCAACTATGGTTTATATTACATCCTATAATTATGATTGCAATTTATAGTATCATCTTTTCTGAGCTTATGAAACTAAAAGGAAATATTTACGATAATCCTTATGCTTATAGTGTATATGTGGTACCAGGTATTTTATCATGGACAGCATTTAGTACTGTTATAAACAGACAACACAATATTTTTACAGCAAGAGCAGGGCTTATAAAAAAAATAAATGTTCCTGCATACACTTACCAAATCAGTGTATTTATTACTGAGTTTTTGATATTTTGTATCTCTATGTGTTTAGGAATGATATTTTTACTAATAGTAGATTATCCTTTAAGTTGGAACTTTTTATGGTTATTACCTATTATGGTTTTACAAGTTATTTTTTCTTTTGGTTTTGGTGTAATTTTATCTTTATTTTCCCCTTTTATAAAAGACCTTAAAGTAGTTGTACCAATAGCATTGCAACTTTGGTTTTGGATGACACCTATTATTTATATGAAAGAGATTACCCAAGCAAAATATCCTTGGATACTTACATATAATCCTTTTTATCACTATGTACATTTATATCAAGATATATTTGTATATTCAAAAGCACCAGCATTAAGCTCTTTATTTATTATTACCCTTATATCTTTTAGCTCATTGTTTCTAGCAGGGATACTTTATAAAAAAATGGTAAGTAGTATTAAGGATATTATATAA
- a CDS encoding glycosyltransferase family 1 protein yields MKILIDARVLTHDLATGVENYAKSIIANIPNTCNITIAKPKYKNKYYRHFWEHFILPFKIFNHDILFCPANIAPIFLPNKIKLILTLHDVSFITYKDSFSSFFRFYYNFLVPFNIKRANKIITVSNYSKNQITKYYPNIKNKIEVIYNGVDPIFKENKKIKKQNQILYVGSLNKRKNFNNLIKAFISLNSNTLKLKIVGNFSSNFKLDKNTYELLKQAKSNSNIYFLENVDNQSLVELYQSSKIFIYPSFYEGFGLPILESFSCMTPVICSNTSSLKEVAQDSALYCNPYDVDDIKNKIKTLYEDNALQESLVNKGKMQSSKFDWQNSALEHISLFKKVISEA; encoded by the coding sequence ATGAAAATTTTAATAGACGCAAGGGTATTAACCCATGACCTAGCTACAGGTGTAGAAAACTATGCAAAATCTATAATAGCAAATATCCCAAACACTTGCAATATCACAATAGCTAAACCAAAATACAAAAACAAATATTATAGACATTTTTGGGAGCATTTTATTTTGCCCTTTAAAATATTTAATCACGATATCCTTTTTTGTCCAGCAAATATTGCACCAATTTTTTTACCTAATAAAATAAAATTAATACTAACTTTACATGATGTTTCATTCATCACATATAAAGATAGTTTTTCTTCGTTTTTTAGATTTTATTACAATTTTTTAGTACCATTTAACATAAAAAGAGCAAATAAAATTATAACCGTTTCAAACTATTCAAAAAATCAAATAACAAAATACTATCCAAATATAAAAAATAAAATTGAGGTTATCTACAATGGTGTTGACCCTATCTTTAAAGAAAATAAAAAAATAAAAAAACAAAACCAGATTTTATATGTAGGTAGTTTAAACAAAAGAAAAAATTTCAATAATTTAATTAAAGCTTTTATCTCACTAAATTCAAATACTCTAAAGTTAAAAATAGTAGGAAATTTTTCCTCAAATTTTAAACTAGATAAAAACACTTATGAGCTATTAAAACAAGCAAAATCAAATTCAAATATATATTTTTTAGAAAATGTTGACAACCAAAGCTTAGTTGAACTATATCAAAGCTCAAAGATATTTATCTACCCTTCATTTTATGAAGGTTTTGGTTTACCTATTTTAGAAAGCTTTTCTTGTATGACTCCTGTTATTTGCTCTAACACCTCCTCTTTAAAAGAAGTAGCACAAGACTCAGCTTTATATTGCAACCCTTATGATGTTGATGATATAAAAAACAAAATAAAAACACTATATGAAGATAATGCTTTACAAGAGTCTTTGGTAAATAAAGGTAAAATGCAATCTTCAAAATTTGACTGGCAAAACTCTGCATTGGAGCATATAAGTCTATTTAAAAAGGTAATAAGTGAAGCGTAA
- a CDS encoding glycosyltransferase: protein MEKTYNILLITDVNYWKQEIGSHQRVFALIEYLKHNYKLTIAYTKEKIEEDDKYIELLDHNIIFIENLEESTYNLEEVNSFLSDNPVIEQFHNKKTVSKTQTLLNKNNFSHVIVEYIKLSYLLPLLKNYITILDTHDIMNKRNESFKKNNQKHWIDISEEQELKILACYDKVICIQKVEHKYLLEKNIKSICCPHPVKTENLLLKSPKNKNIIFIAGFSIANNTSIKWFIDNVWIFFADIENLYLNIYGEVSKALKPYEEKYTNILLHGKIDNLTKAYESATIAINPVQMGGGLKIKNIEALAYGIPLITTNEGSKGLEKQINSSFLLANTKDEWIEKILSLTISENFRENLSKNSINYISKYFNSEICFKDLISYIEKNKKI from the coding sequence TTGGAAAAAACATATAACATATTACTTATCACAGATGTAAACTATTGGAAACAAGAGATAGGAAGTCATCAAAGAGTATTTGCACTTATTGAATATCTAAAACATAATTATAAACTTACAATTGCATATACAAAAGAAAAAATAGAAGAAGATGATAAATATATTGAACTTTTAGATCACAATATAATATTTATAGAAAATCTTGAAGAATCAACATACAATCTAGAAGAAGTAAATAGTTTTTTAAGTGATAACCCAGTTATTGAACAGTTTCATAATAAAAAAACCGTATCAAAAACTCAGACACTACTAAACAAAAACAATTTTTCACATGTTATTGTAGAATATATAAAACTATCATATCTCTTGCCCTTATTAAAAAATTATATAACTATTTTAGATACCCATGACATAATGAATAAAAGAAATGAATCTTTTAAAAAAAACAATCAAAAACATTGGATAGATATAAGTGAAGAGCAAGAGCTAAAAATATTGGCTTGTTATGATAAAGTAATTTGTATCCAAAAAGTTGAGCACAAATATTTACTTGAAAAAAATATTAAAAGTATCTGTTGTCCACATCCTGTAAAAACAGAAAATCTACTTTTAAAATCACCAAAAAATAAAAATATAATTTTTATAGCAGGGTTTAGTATTGCAAATAATACTTCTATTAAATGGTTTATTGATAATGTTTGGATTTTTTTTGCAGATATAGAAAACTTATATTTAAATATATATGGAGAAGTATCAAAAGCTCTAAAACCATATGAAGAAAAATATACAAATATACTTTTACATGGGAAAATTGATAATCTAACAAAAGCTTATGAATCAGCTACAATAGCTATAAATCCAGTTCAAATGGGTGGTGGATTAAAAATAAAAAATATTGAAGCCTTGGCATATGGAATCCCTTTAATAACTACAAATGAAGGTTCAAAAGGATTAGAAAAGCAAATCAACAGCTCTTTTCTTTTGGCAAATACAAAAGATGAGTGGATAGAAAAAATATTATCATTAACTATCTCTGAAAACTTTAGAGAAAATCTATCAAAAAACTCTATAAACTACATATCAAAATATTTTAATAGTGAAATCTGTTTTAAAGATCTAATCTCATATATTGAAAAAAATAAAAAAATATGA
- a CDS encoding polysialyltransferase family glycosyltransferase, which produces MKHTLWLKQLFSTFISNTNIDIYFEEKDKLKEKKPTINLSIHPIRFADDIFFNFETNDDKIKQRLKKYEVDYKIFYYYADLVKATYLKTVKHDKIKENSLLLVGQTSMDKVIFDGKKYHSITDYIDEIKSISSNYTNIYFKPHPYAKNNKKVIKILKKNFPNIKITLDNIYHLLANDKIKHVVGLNSSVLYEAKYFKKEVTFLYKQYFDFDTNDIGIYADYFDSKFWADILDTDDQNIKLPFVQNRLRKSLNDFWGYNQINDEIVLKDIIKTKIKYLISKIKIG; this is translated from the coding sequence ATGAAGCATACATTATGGTTAAAGCAGTTGTTTTCAACTTTTATTTCAAATACAAATATAGATATATATTTTGAAGAAAAAGATAAATTAAAAGAAAAAAAACCTACTATAAATCTTTCTATTCATCCAATAAGATTTGCAGATGATATTTTTTTTAATTTTGAAACAAATGATGATAAAATAAAACAACGTCTAAAAAAATATGAAGTAGATTATAAAATTTTTTATTACTATGCTGATCTTGTAAAAGCAACATATCTCAAAACAGTAAAACATGATAAAATCAAAGAAAACTCTTTGTTATTAGTGGGTCAAACATCTATGGATAAAGTTATATTTGATGGAAAGAAATATCACTCAATAACTGATTATATTGATGAAATAAAATCAATTTCATCAAATTACACAAATATATATTTCAAACCCCACCCTTATGCAAAAAATAATAAAAAGGTGATTAAGATTTTAAAAAAGAATTTTCCCAATATTAAAATCACACTAGATAATATTTACCATCTTTTGGCAAATGATAAAATCAAACATGTAGTGGGCCTTAACTCTAGTGTTTTATATGAGGCTAAATATTTTAAAAAAGAGGTGACTTTTCTTTATAAACAATATTTTGATTTTGATACAAATGATATAGGGATATATGCAGATTATTTTGATTCAAAATTTTGGGCAGATATTTTAGATACAGATGACCAAAATATAAAATTACCTTTTGTACAAAATAGATTACGAAAATCATTAAATGATTTTTGGGGATACAATCAAATAAATGATGAAATAGTATTAAAAGATATAATAAAAACAAAAATTAAATATCTTATTTCAAAAATAAAAATAGGCTAA
- a CDS encoding glycosyltransferase: MYEIQTYNIEKKLNKTALLTVIIPIRATKNRDISSRLTYSISDNLLDKQKVDFLVVDDGSEEKEHLKHKQICEESNINYIHIKSQNSNICMSRARNIGAIHSISKYIMFMDVDLYPYNGFYNDVLNEIKISNLDKYSNDFLMFGAIYLTEKLGKELFFNTNEDLRKNLFLQKLFEDDKDYIEKFSTGTSVNVYNRHDYLSHGGYDEDFEKWGYEDLEFNCRMIYSSKKFPMPSNHFLDYQNFQNVVQYKGWKSIYRLYGDMSFHKGIVLFHIWHEVDEQSDYIQGKEKNKELFEKKQKDFFYDKKEPEPLPSLDKGSTLLFSKTNPFIYNRKVLPLLGKIHYLDENNTSVSSIFNYIQEKNISRVLMFNPYGTDKRLELYKLLKKENIEVIIAERGALRDSVFFDYNGFNAESSSYDSIHWDKPINNEQEKIVLDYIEEEKDLDISLEKQNDRIGKEKLKKELNIKASEKVLFVPLQRPSDTVITYFCGSIGTYENFINLVQEVVNTIDNTWKVVIKKHPLEDEAWKIENAIYSSHNIKDLLDAADAILLINSGVGLLGMLWDKPVYYCGEVFYSDNRINKNITSSKQLLDYLDNNFKPDTKTTYRFLYYLLEEFYSFGTFGTKEVRWKDGGRMTVTNSIDFYKIRNITDSKINYYNGEKARISHQSVLFDRYKYHLDSLYAKKDFYYYYKTLNFHNSSSLRIIKKIPILGKMLVFIKQKILNWK; this comes from the coding sequence ATGTACGAAATTCAAACTTACAATATTGAAAAAAAATTAAATAAAACAGCACTTTTAACAGTTATAATTCCTATACGTGCTACAAAAAATAGAGATATCTCAAGCAGACTTACATATTCTATATCTGATAACTTATTAGACAAACAAAAAGTTGACTTTTTAGTAGTTGATGATGGCTCAGAAGAAAAAGAGCATCTAAAGCATAAACAAATATGTGAAGAATCAAATATCAACTATATACATATCAAAAGTCAAAATTCTAATATCTGTATGTCAAGGGCAAGAAATATTGGTGCAATCCACTCTATATCAAAATATATAATGTTTATGGATGTAGATTTATATCCATACAATGGCTTTTATAATGATGTTTTAAATGAAATAAAAATTTCAAATTTAGATAAATATTCAAATGACTTTTTGATGTTTGGAGCAATATATTTAACTGAAAAATTAGGTAAAGAACTTTTTTTTAATACAAATGAAGATTTAAGAAAAAACCTTTTTCTTCAAAAACTATTCGAAGATGATAAAGATTATATTGAAAAGTTTTCAACAGGTACCTCTGTAAATGTATACAACAGACATGATTATCTTTCCCACGGAGGTTATGATGAAGATTTTGAAAAATGGGGATATGAAGATTTAGAATTTAACTGTAGAATGATCTATTCTTCAAAAAAATTCCCTATGCCTTCAAACCATTTTTTAGATTATCAAAATTTCCAAAATGTAGTTCAATATAAGGGTTGGAAAAGTATTTACAGACTTTATGGAGATATGAGTTTTCATAAAGGTATAGTTCTTTTTCATATTTGGCATGAAGTTGATGAACAATCTGATTATATACAAGGAAAAGAGAAAAACAAAGAGCTTTTTGAAAAAAAACAAAAAGACTTTTTTTATGATAAAAAAGAACCTGAACCTTTACCCTCTTTAGACAAAGGTTCAACCCTTTTATTTTCAAAAACTAACCCTTTTATATATAATAGGAAAGTTTTACCACTTTTAGGAAAAATCCACTATTTAGATGAAAATAATACAAGTGTAAGTTCAATTTTTAATTATATTCAAGAAAAAAATATCTCAAGAGTTTTGATGTTTAATCCTTATGGTACAGATAAGCGTTTAGAACTTTACAAATTATTAAAAAAAGAAAATATTGAAGTTATTATTGCAGAAAGAGGTGCTTTAAGAGATTCTGTATTTTTTGATTACAATGGGTTTAATGCAGAAAGTTCAAGTTACGATTCAATTCATTGGGATAAACCAATAAACAATGAACAAGAAAAAATAGTATTAGATTATATTGAAGAGGAAAAAGATTTAGATATATCTTTAGAAAAACAAAATGATAGAATCGGAAAAGAAAAATTAAAAAAAGAATTAAATATCAAAGCTTCCGAAAAAGTTCTTTTTGTACCATTACAAAGACCTTCAGATACAGTTATTACATATTTTTGTGGTTCTATTGGAACTTATGAAAATTTTATTAATCTTGTACAAGAAGTAGTAAACACCATAGATAATACTTGGAAAGTAGTTATAAAAAAGCATCCTTTAGAAGATGAAGCGTGGAAAATAGAAAATGCAATATACTCCTCTCATAATATTAAAGATCTCTTAGATGCAGCAGATGCAATCCTTTTGATAAATTCGGGAGTGGGTCTACTTGGTATGTTATGGGATAAACCAGTTTATTATTGTGGAGAAGTTTTTTATTCAGATAATAGAATAAATAAAAATATCACTTCTTCTAAACAACTTTTAGACTATTTAGACAATAATTTTAAGCCAGATACTAAAACAACTTATAGATTTTTGTATTATCTACTTGAAGAGTTTTACTCTTTTGGAACTTTTGGAACTAAAGAAGTAAGATGGAAAGATGGTGGAAGAATGACTGTAACAAATTCAATTGATTTTTATAAAATTCGAAATATAACAGATAGCAAAATCAACTATTATAATGGTGAAAAAGCTAGAATCTCACACCAATCTGTATTATTCGATAGATATAAATACCATTTAGATAGTTTATATGCAAAAAAAGATTTTTATTATTATTATAAAACATTAAATTTTCACAACAGTTCAAGTTTAAGAATAATTAAAAAAATACCTATTTTAGGTAAAATGCTTGTATTTATAAAACAAAAAATATTAAATTGGAAGTAG
- a CDS encoding mannose-1-phosphate guanylyltransferase/mannose-6-phosphate isomerase, which translates to MTNIILCGGNGTRLWPISRTLMPKQFVKMFDNQSLFQSTVKRNKSLCSQTFIVSNSEQYFLALDQLEELDLSKNSKYLLEPLARNTAPAIALACFALAYDEILLVTPSDHLIKNQKEYEKVLQSGKELALQNNLVTFGITPTYPETGFGYIEANDFDVKAFHEKPDEKTANLYFEHGNYFWNSGMFCFKAGVFLDELKKYSPKVYEASLKAYENAKNDEMIRIKFEDMEKIPEDSIDYAVMEKSSIVKVIPSDIQWTDLGSFDSLYDELPKDESGNTQNPNHISCDSKNNLIYGVERKIATIDVDDLIIVDTADALLVSKRGSSQKVKTIVKKLKDLDHTLQNIHLKVHRPWGTYTVLEDTKGYKIKKIEVKPGKRLSLQKHYHRNEHWIVVSGIATVTIGDKTSYLKPNESTYIKMGEVHRLANDGKIPIILIEAQVGEYTGEDDIVRLDDDFKR; encoded by the coding sequence ATGACTAATATAATTTTATGTGGTGGAAATGGTACAAGGTTATGGCCTATTAGTAGAACTTTGATGCCTAAACAATTTGTAAAAATGTTTGACAATCAATCACTATTTCAATCAACCGTAAAAAGAAATAAAAGTTTATGTTCACAAACTTTTATTGTATCAAATTCTGAACAATATTTTTTAGCATTAGATCAATTAGAAGAATTAGATTTATCAAAAAACTCAAAATATCTTTTAGAGCCACTAGCTAGAAACACAGCACCTGCAATAGCTTTAGCTTGTTTTGCATTAGCTTATGATGAAATATTATTAGTAACCCCAAGTGATCATTTAATAAAAAATCAAAAAGAATATGAAAAAGTACTTCAATCAGGAAAAGAGTTAGCTTTACAAAATAACTTAGTAACTTTTGGAATAACTCCAACATACCCTGAAACAGGTTTTGGATATATAGAAGCAAATGATTTTGATGTAAAAGCTTTTCATGAAAAACCAGATGAAAAAACTGCAAATTTATATTTTGAACATGGCAACTATTTTTGGAATAGTGGTATGTTTTGTTTTAAAGCAGGAGTATTCTTAGATGAACTTAAAAAATACTCTCCAAAGGTTTATGAAGCCTCGTTAAAAGCATATGAAAATGCAAAAAATGATGAGATGATAAGAATTAAATTTGAAGATATGGAAAAAATACCTGAAGATAGTATAGATTATGCAGTTATGGAAAAAAGCTCAATAGTTAAAGTTATACCTTCCGATATACAATGGACAGATTTAGGAAGTTTTGATTCTTTGTATGATGAATTGCCAAAAGATGAATCTGGCAATACTCAAAATCCAAACCATATATCTTGTGATTCTAAAAATAATTTGATTTATGGAGTAGAAAGAAAAATTGCTACTATTGATGTAGATGATTTGATTATAGTTGATACAGCAGATGCTTTATTAGTCTCAAAAAGAGGAAGCTCTCAAAAAGTAAAAACAATTGTAAAAAAATTAAAAGATTTAGACCACACGCTTCAAAATATACATCTGAAAGTACATAGACCTTGGGGAACTTATACTGTTTTAGAAGATACTAAAGGGTATAAAATAAAAAAAATTGAAGTAAAACCAGGGAAAAGATTATCTTTACAAAAACACTACCATAGAAATGAACACTGGATAGTTGTAAGTGGTATAGCTACTGTTACAATTGGAGATAAAACAAGTTATTTAAAACCAAATGAATCAACATATATAAAAATGGGCGAAGTTCATAGATTAGCAAATGATGGTAAAATACCAATTATTCTTATAGAAGCACAAGTAGGTGAATATACCGGTGAAGATGATATAGTAAGACTTGATGATGATTTTAAAAGATAA
- a CDS encoding phosphomannomutase/phosphoglucomutase, giving the protein MTKNIFREYDIRGIFSTELNESTVKKIGFYFALEVKDKIPDAKYISVGYDARTHSPQLEKWLISGINEAKLEVLTMGLVPTPVNYFSNYTKFFTQEDTKEKLVSASIMITGSHNPPEYNGFKITIDKQPFFGDSIYALGEKVLNSDIQIPNNEKDIKIDAKKQYINYLVDEFKDLNLTNKKFIFDCGNGAAGSLLREVLENLNINSKIIYEKPDGTFPNHHPDPSDEKNLEDIKKELKNDNFTLGFAYDGDADRIAVLSNKYNFKGDVLAIFFSRFIKNPIVVGEVKCSQIMYDTINSYGKAIMYKTGHSNLKVKIKETNASFAAEVSGHIFFNDKYFGYDDAIYSTLRALELVSNGFDYDKEYEKLPKLYSTDEININTTEEKKFVIIDELKEKLKNPPSNFPKIKNIIDVDGVRVVFEDGWGLIRASNTTPKLVTRFEADTKEKALFYQEKLLSLTF; this is encoded by the coding sequence ATGACAAAAAATATTTTTAGAGAATATGATATAAGAGGTATTTTTTCTACAGAATTAAATGAAAGTACTGTTAAAAAAATAGGTTTCTATTTTGCTTTAGAAGTAAAAGATAAAATCCCTGATGCAAAATATATCTCTGTAGGGTATGATGCTAGAACACATTCTCCACAATTAGAAAAATGGCTTATTAGCGGTATAAATGAAGCTAAATTAGAAGTTTTAACTATGGGCTTAGTTCCAACTCCTGTTAATTATTTTTCAAATTATACTAAATTTTTCACCCAAGAAGATACTAAAGAAAAACTTGTATCTGCTTCTATTATGATAACAGGTAGCCATAACCCACCTGAATATAATGGCTTTAAAATTACAATTGATAAACAACCTTTTTTTGGAGATAGTATTTATGCTTTAGGTGAAAAAGTATTAAATAGTGATATTCAAATACCTAATAATGAAAAAGATATAAAAATTGATGCAAAAAAACAATATATAAATTATCTAGTAGATGAATTTAAAGATTTAAATCTTACAAATAAAAAATTTATTTTTGATTGTGGAAATGGAGCAGCAGGCTCGCTTTTAAGAGAAGTACTTGAAAATCTAAATATAAATTCTAAAATAATATATGAAAAACCAGATGGAACTTTCCCGAATCATCACCCCGACCCAAGTGATGAAAAAAATTTAGAAGATATAAAAAAAGAATTAAAAAATGATAATTTTACTTTAGGTTTTGCATACGATGGTGATGCAGATAGAATAGCCGTATTATCCAACAAATACAACTTTAAAGGTGATGTTCTAGCTATCTTCTTTTCTAGATTTATCAAAAATCCTATAGTAGTAGGTGAAGTAAAATGTTCACAAATTATGTATGACACTATAAATAGTTATGGAAAAGCTATTATGTATAAAACAGGTCATAGTAATTTAAAAGTAAAAATCAAAGAAACAAATGCCTCTTTTGCTGCTGAAGTAAGTGGTCATATCTTTTTCAATGATAAATATTTTGGTTATGATGATGCTATTTATTCTACCCTTAGAGCTTTAGAGCTTGTATCAAATGGTTTTGATTATGACAAAGAGTATGAAAAATTGCCAAAACTTTACTCTACAGATGAAATTAATATAAATACAACAGAAGAGAAAAAGTTCGTTATAATCGATGAATTAAAAGAAAAACTAAAAAATCCCCCTTCAAATTTTCCAAAAATTAAAAACATAATTGATGTTGATGGAGTACGTGTAGTTTTTGAAGATGGTTGGGGTTTAATTAGAGCAAGTAATACTACACCAAAACTAGTTACCAGATTTGAAGCAGATACTAAAGAAAAAGCACTATTTTATCAAGAAAAATTGCTAAGTTTGACCTTTTGA
- the cysQ gene encoding 3'(2'),5'-bisphosphate nucleotidase CysQ: MKTIMQFDDIKIEDIKNIALKAGDVIMEIYKEDFEVEFKADNSPLTKADKLSNELICSSLEKLYPQIPIMSEENKQVEYEERKNWEYYWCIDPIDGTKEFIKKNGEFTVNIALIYKNKPVLGVVYAPAIEDLYWAKENEGAFKNNKKLPFTKNSDENFTVVASKSHLSKETQEFIDELTKKYPLLTTNSKGSSLKLCMVAEGIADIYPRMAPTMEWDTAAADAIVRIAGKMTYQYEKNIPLMYNKENLLNPWFIVK, translated from the coding sequence ATGAAAACGATTATGCAATTTGATGATATAAAAATAGAAGATATAAAAAACATAGCATTAAAAGCTGGTGATGTTATTATGGAAATATACAAAGAAGATTTTGAAGTGGAGTTTAAAGCTGACAATTCCCCTTTAACTAAAGCTGATAAGTTATCAAATGAACTCATTTGTTCAAGCTTAGAAAAACTTTATCCTCAAATTCCAATTATGTCAGAAGAAAATAAACAAGTAGAATATGAAGAAAGAAAAAATTGGGAATATTATTGGTGTATAGACCCAATAGATGGGACAAAAGAGTTTATCAAAAAAAATGGTGAATTTACAGTTAATATTGCACTTATTTATAAAAACAAACCAGTTTTAGGTGTAGTTTATGCTCCTGCTATTGAAGATTTATATTGGGCAAAGGAAAATGAAGGGGCCTTTAAAAATAATAAAAAACTACCATTTACAAAAAATAGTGATGAGAATTTTACAGTAGTTGCAAGTAAATCACACCTTTCAAAAGAAACACAAGAGTTTATAGATGAATTAACTAAAAAATACCCTCTTTTAACTACAAATTCTAAAGGCTCTAGCCTTAAGCTGTGCATGGTTGCAGAAGGTATAGCAGATATTTATCCAAGAATGGCGCCCACAATGGAATGGGATACAGCAGCAGCCGATGCTATAGTTAGAATAGCTGGGAAAATGACATACCAGTATGAAAAAAATATACCTTTAATGTATAATAAAGAAAATCTTCTAAACCCATGGTTCATAGTAAAATAA